Part of the Clostridia bacterium genome is shown below.
GCAGGATTATGCCGGAAACGACGCAGAGCACGTTAGCGGATTCCTTGTTGAAAACGATGAAGAGCACTCCGATGATTATCGCGAGAACTCCGGTTATGATGCGGTCCCACTTGAACGATTTAGCGGCCTTTTTTGTTTCGCTCATAATAATTACCTCTCTCCGTTTTTATTCTGACGGTTTATTGTAGCACTTTTTTCCGAAAAATGCAATAGCGGCGCGTTATTTCTCCCCGTTTGCGCTTGACAAAAGCGGAAAGCGGTGATAAAATCACAAAATGAAAATAGTTTTCATTTTCGGAAGTGATACTTTGAAACGAGGAAACGAAAAAAAGAACACGCGGCCTGCCGGACGGCGCGGAACGCTCCGGCTGACGGCGCTGCTGCTCGCGGCGGCGCTCTGCTTCGGGCTCTGCGCCTGCGGCAAAACGGTAAACGAAAGGGAGATCGACGACGGCAAGCCGACGGTAGTCGCGACGATATTCCCCTATTACGATTTCGCGAAGAACGTCTGCGGCGACGCGGTGAACGTAGTCCTGCTCGTGCCGCCCGGATCGGACAGCCATTCCTACGAGCCGACGCCGAAGGACGTCAAGCTCGTCAACGAATGCGCGCTCTTCGTCTACACAGGCGGCGAGGAGGACGGCGCGTTTCAGCAACTTCTCGACTCCGCCGACGCGCAGGTCAACGCGCTGAAGCTCATCGACTTCGTCGCGCCGCTGAAGGAGCAGCTCGTCGAGGGCATGGAGGGCGAGGCCGACGACGGCTGGGATCCGCACATCTGGACCTCCCCCGCCAACGCGAGGCGCATCTGCGAGGCGATAGCGGACGCGGCCTCCGACATCGTACCCGGCTTCAACCGCGCGCTCTGCTCCGCTTACGAACTCGAGCTCGAAAAGCTCGACAATGGCTTCGCCGCGTACTTCGCGGAGCATAAGGAGCCGCTGATATTCGGCGACCGCTTCCCCTTCCGCTACTTCACCGCCGAATACGGCGTGGAATACTACGCCGCCTTCCCCGGCTGCGCCGACTACACCGAGCCGAGCGCGAAAACGATAAAAACGCTGATAGAAAAGGCGAAGGCGAACGGCGTCAGGACCATCTATTACGCCGAGGGCGCGGACACGAAAGCCGCAGAAAGCATAGCCGACGAGGTCGGCGGAGAAACCGCCCTGCTCCACTCCTGCCACCGCGTCACGCGCAGGGAGTTCGACTCCGGCAGGGGCTACCTCGACTTCATGCGCGAGAACCTCGAAACGCTGAAAAACTCCGACTGAACGGGAGAAACGCCATGCTGATAAAATGCGAAGATCTTTCTTTTGAATACGAGGGGCGGCAGGTGCTCTCCGGCCTCACCTTCCACGTCGGCGAAGGCGACTTCCTCTGCGTCGTCGGCGAGAACGGAAGCGGCAAATCGACGCTCGTCAAGGCGCTGCTCGGGCTGAAAAAGCCGCAGCGCGGGAGCATAGAGTTCGGTGACGGGCTGAAGCCCACGCAGATCGGCTACCTCCCGCAGCGGACGGAGGCGCAGAGCGACTTCCCCGCAAGCGTGCGCGAGGTAGTGCTCTCCGGCTGCCGCGGCCGCCTGCCGTTTCACACGAAGCGCGAGAAGGCGCGCTGCGCGGACAATATGAAGCTGATGGGCATCGAAGGCCTCGCGCGGCGCAGCTTCCGCGAGCTTTCGGGCGGTCAGCAGCAGCGCGTGCTGCTCGCGAGGGCGCTGTGCGGTACGGAGCGTCTGCTCCTGCTCGACGAGCCGACCGCAGGGCTCGATCCGATAGTCACACGCGAGCTTTATTCCGTCATAGACGCCCTGCACGATAAGGGCATCACCGTCATAATGGTCACCCACGACGTCGGCGAAGCGCTCGAAAAGGCGACGCATATGCTCCACCTGCACGACAACCATAACTTCTTCGGCCCGACCGGAGACTACCTCGAATGCGACGACTGCCGCCGCTTCTCTGGAGGTGAGCATCATCATGATTGACACGGTACGCGAGATGTTCTCGCTCGGATTCATGACCCGCGCCGTCAT
Proteins encoded:
- a CDS encoding zinc ABC transporter substrate-binding protein; translation: MKRGNEKKNTRPAGRRGTLRLTALLLAAALCFGLCACGKTVNEREIDDGKPTVVATIFPYYDFAKNVCGDAVNVVLLVPPGSDSHSYEPTPKDVKLVNECALFVYTGGEEDGAFQQLLDSADAQVNALKLIDFVAPLKEQLVEGMEGEADDGWDPHIWTSPANARRICEAIADAASDIVPGFNRALCSAYELELEKLDNGFAAYFAEHKEPLIFGDRFPFRYFTAEYGVEYYAAFPGCADYTEPSAKTIKTLIEKAKANGVRTIYYAEGADTKAAESIADEVGGETALLHSCHRVTRREFDSGRGYLDFMRENLETLKNSD
- a CDS encoding metal ABC transporter ATP-binding protein produces the protein MLIKCEDLSFEYEGRQVLSGLTFHVGEGDFLCVVGENGSGKSTLVKALLGLKKPQRGSIEFGDGLKPTQIGYLPQRTEAQSDFPASVREVVLSGCRGRLPFHTKREKARCADNMKLMGIEGLARRSFRELSGGQQQRVLLARALCGTERLLLLDEPTAGLDPIVTRELYSVIDALHDKGITVIMVTHDVGEALEKATHMLHLHDNHNFFGPTGDYLECDDCRRFSGGEHHHD